The Gemmatimonas phototrophica region GATGTTCTGCGATACGGTCTGGAGTGCCGTCTGGTGCGTGAGGAGCGCGGTGCGCGCGATGCTGAACAGGCCGGAGCTCATGGGTCAGACCGTCCGGTTGACCAGCACGCCACGCGGGGCGCCGGTCGTGGGCGGCACGACGCCTTCCGAGGCGTACGTGGACGGACTGGCCGGCGCACCGACCAGCGTGCGCACATGCGTGTCCGTGGTGGTCAGCGCTTCGCGCAGCATCTTCCGGTTCATGCCCACCTCGCGGGTCAGCATGTCGGCTGACTGCTGCAGACGGGCGCGCGCGTCGCGGAACCGATCATCTACCAAATCGCCCAGCAATTCCTCCACCTCGCGCAGCGTGCACTCTTCGGTACCGCCCAGCAGCACGTTGAGCTGACGACGGCGCGTCCGGGCCTGCCCCAGCGTGGCGAGGATGCGGTGCGTGGCAAAGGTGCTGTCGTCGACGCCCTGGATGTCGTCGGCAGCAACCGCCGTCCGCTGACGGCGCATCTGCGCGATGAGATCATCGAGCAAGCGCCGTTCGCTGATCAACGCGTCATGGAGCGCGTCGAGCAGTGCCGAGGACTGCAAGCCAACGCGTGACGCGGGTTCGTGTGCGTACAGAGTCGTGGGCGACATCAGCGGGTGGTGTTGCTTGAAGGCGACTGGGAAGACGAGGCCGCGACGCGACCCCGTAACTGGCGATAGACCGACTCGGCGAGACCGCCTTCCCATTGGCTTGGAGTTTCGGCAGCTAGGTGCTGATCCAATAGTCCCGTGAACATGTCTTCTCCGGCGCTGGCTGAAACGATTCCGTCCTGCTGTGGAACGGTTTCGCGCATCGCCTTGAACAGTTGTTGCACAAACAGCCCCTCGAGCTGCTTGGCGGTCTCGCGCAGCTTCTGGTCGGTGGCCTGGTCAATGACCGGCGGCGTGGGCGCCGCGGTGGCGACATTCATGCGGGCGCGGGCTGCGATGGGATCGATCATCGGACGATGATCTCGGCGGTCACGGCGCCCACTTCCCGCAGGGCGGCGAAGATGGCGGCGATTTCGCTGGCGGGAGTCTGCACGGCGTGCAGCGCCGAGGCGACGCGCTGCACCGCAATCCCGGCGGGGAGGCGTACACTTCCGGGAATGGCGGCAGTGTCGTTTGGCGCGAGATTGCCAATGGCGAGGGTAATGGCGCCGTGGCTCACGGTGGCGGCCCCGACCACCATGTCGCCACCGGCTACCACCGTGCCGTCGCGGCCATCAATGATGATGCGCGGTCGTGCCTCAGGTGCAATCGCGAGATCGCGGATCTTCGCCATTGCGACCGGCTTCTGCACCGAGTCGGGAAGCGTGACCATCACCGAGCCTTCGTCTTCCACGGTTGCCGTCTTTTCACCCATGGCGCCGTTGATGGCGGTGGCGATGCGCATGGCGGTCCCGAGATCCGGTTCGCGCAGCAGCAGCCGGGAGTTGGCGGCAATGGTGGGGCGTGGCAGATCGGCTTCGAGCACACCACCGGTGGGAATACGGGCGGCGGTTTCGTGCGTGGGCTGGTAGCGGGTGGTGGAGCCGCCCTGGCTGATCAGCATGGAGCCCTGCGCCGAGGCGAGGGGCGGCCCATTGGGGTCGGCGACCAGCGGCGTCATAAACAGTGTCCCGCCGCGGAGCGACCGGGCATCACCCATGCTGGAGACCTGCACCTCAAAGCGGCCACCGGCGCGCAGGAAGGGGGAGACCTCAGCGGTTACCAGCACTGCGGCCACGTTGCGCATGCGGATCAGATCGGCCGGCACTTCCACGTTGAAACGACGCAGAATGTTGATCACGCTCTGCACCGTGGGGCCGCCGGTCTGACCGCCAATCGCGCGGTCGCCCGTGTTGTCGAGTCCCACCGCCAGCCCATAGCCCACCAGGCGTACCGGGAGGGCGCCCTCGGCTGACGTGAGGTCGCGGATTTTGATGTCATTCTGGGCGCTCGCCGTGGTGGGCATGAGCAGCAACAGGACGGAGGCGGCAACGACGGTACGCACGAGGGCCTTCGCGAGACGCGTGGTGTAGTGGGCGAGCATGGGCGTAAGCAGAGAGAGCAAAAGCGACGCGGTCACGGCCACACGATCCCGAGCACCTTGCTCACGATGCCCTGCTTGGGTTTGCCGAGCGGTCCCGGCGAGGCATAGCCGAGTTGGACATCGGCCACGCGGCTGGACTCGACCACGTTGGAGACGGAGACATCCTGCGCGCGCACCCAGCCGGTGAAGACGATGTCCTGCATGGCCTTGTCCACGTCGATCTTCTTGGTCCCCTTGACCTGCAGCAGGCCGTTGGCGCCCATGGCCACCACGCGGACGCTCATCTCGTTCTGAAAGCGATTCTCACGACGGGCCTGTCCCCGCTGCGTCTGATCGGCCGAGTTGCGGGCGTCGATGTTGACGTTCTGCGAGGACGACGGCAGACGTGCACTGAGCCCGAAGCCGCGATTGCGGGTATCCTGCGCGGTATTTTCTTTCACCGCCGTACTGATGGTATAGTCATCCACCAGCACCGTGATGATGTCGCCTACCGCGAACTGGCGACGGTCGGACACCCAGCCGTTGCGCACAGGAATGGCCGATGTCGCGGTCGTTGCAGCGGCGCCGGAGGCGGGCGTCGCGCTGGCCGTGGCGGGCGGAACCGCGCCCGTAGCCGGTGGTGCGGCCTGCGCAATGAGCGCCGCAGGCCAGAGCACGAGGGCCAGTGGAGTGAGCAGCCGTGAGGTAAGACGCTGACGGGACATGACAGTCTCAGCGGAGGCGAACAGTGTTCGGCGCAATGGCAACGCCATCAAGCCGGCGAGTACGATTGATGCGGACGCCCACCGGGGCGCCGGCGGTGGCGGTGTTGGTCGCGACACCGTTGATGACCAACGTGATCGGACCATCCTGCCAAATGGCTTTGACCGTGGCGCCACTCTCGATGAGTGGCGCTGGCGACACGGCGGGTGCGCGAAGCACTTCGCCGGCCATGATCGGGCGACGGGTGACCCACCCCGGCAACGCGCGGGTGGTGTCGGGCGACTGGCCGTTCCAGCGCCAGGTGATGATCGTGTCCACGACCGCAATGTCGGTGAGCTGCAGCGCTTCGCCGCGCGCCAACGCGCGCGTGGCCACGGTGAGCGATACGCGACGCTGATCGCTCTTGAGCGGCGTTGCCGCCGCCGTCTGTGCGTGCAGCACGAACGGCAGTACCAGCAGAGCGCCAAGCGCCACCAGATGCCGGGACACGAACGACATGGTCAGTTCACGATGTTGTTGGCGATCTGACCCATCTCGTCGGCCGTCTTGATGGACTTGGAGTTGATTTCGTAGGCGCGTTGCGCCGCAATCATCTCCACCATTTCCTGGACGATCTCGACGTTCGAGCCTTCGAGGCTGCCTTGCTGCAAGCGTCCCATGCCTTCGTCGTTCGGGAAGCCCACCACCGGCTGCCCTGACGCCGTCGTGGGCGCGAGCAGATTCTGGCCGAGGTTGAGCAGACCGCTCGGGTTGGCAAAGCGCGCCAGTTCGATGCGACCGATTTCGGTGGGCATGATCTCATTGCCACGGCGCACGCTGACGACACCCGTATTGGAGATCGTGAGTTCGGTGCCGTCGCCCGGAATGCGCACGGGCGGCTGAATGGTGTAGCCGGCGCCGGTGACCAGCACCCCCTGATCGCTGATCTGGAAGCTGCCGTCGCGCGTGTAGCCCAGCTCGCCGTTGGGGAGCTGCACCTGGAAGAAGCCTTCGCCTTCAATGGCCACGTCGAGATTGCGCCCCGTCTGTTCAATGGGGCCTTGTTCGTGCAGGCGCTGCACGCCCGAGAGGCGCGTGCCACGGCCCACTTGAATGGCCGGAAGCGTTTCGGCTTCCGTGCCGCCAATGACCTGGGTGCCCTGAATGGTCTGGTAGAGCAGGTCTTCGAACTGGGCTCGGCTGCGCTTGAAGCCGGCCGTGTTCACGTTGGCAAGATTGTTGGCAATGACTTCGGTACGGGTCTGCTGCGCCATCATGCCGGTAGCGGCGGCGCGAAGTGCTGGATCCATGGGTCAGGTCTCCTTAGACGGGCTTGGCGAGGTCGTTCACGGCAATCCCGCGCGCCGCGTCAATCGTGGACAGGGTCTTCTGGGCTGCCTGGTAGCGATGCAACACGCTCAGCATGTCGGTCATCGCCGTGAGGGCATTCACATTCGATTCCTCGAGGAAGCCCTGTTTGATATCACGATCCTCAGGGGCGATGGCCTTCCGGGTCGCATCGGGGACGAACATCGTGCCCCCTTCGTGCTGGAGATCCGCGCCGCTGGCCACCGTTTCGACGCGCAGCCGCGTGAGCGGCTTGCCATTCACTTCGATGAGGCCGGCCTTGTTGATCTCAACCTGTCCCGGCGGGATGGAGATGGCTCCGCCGTCGCCCAGCACGGGGTTCCCCTTTTCATCCACGAGCTGCCGTTCGGCGTTCAACTGGAAGCTGCCGTTGCGCACGAGGCGTTCACCATTCGGGGTCTGCACCACGAAGAAGCCGTCGCCGTTGACCGCGAGGTCGAACGGGTTGTGCGTCTGGGTGAGCGTCCCCGGCGTGAGGTTGACCGCCGTATCAGTGGCCGCCAGCGCATTGCCCATGAGGCGCGAGAAGGCGGTTTCCGCCTTGAAGCCCTTGGTGGAGGCGTTGGCGAGATTGTTGGCGAGCACGGCCTGTCTGCGTTCCAGCATCTGGAGCGCGGAAGCGGCACTGCTCATTCCGTTTGTTTGGACGGGACCTGGCATGTCGTGGTCGGGAAATGGGTACACGAACTCACCAGGGGGAAAAGCAACGGTCGGGCCAAACGGCGCCCGACCGGAAAGATTTTCGTAAGTTGTTTGTTTGTAATAATTTAGGATCGCATCCCGGCAAAAGCTGCCGTCAACGAAACGCGACACCGGCACGGCAATTCGTGCCGCTTCCCCCTTTGCCCGGTCGGCTTTGCCGTGCCGTTACCGAGTGGTGCCGATTTCCAGCAGCATGGAGACCGCGTCCAGGGGCAGCCCGGTTTTCCAGGCAATCTCGGTGGGGGCCGCGCCGGCCGCCGCCAGCGCCCGCACAGCACGTGGCGTCCGACTGCCGCGCCCGCCCAGCTTGATCGTGGGTGCCGCCGCTGCCGCCCGGTGCCCTCCTGATAACGTGGCTCGCTTACTCCGCCGCTTCCGTATGGACGCCAGCCCCCGTCGCCCGGCATCGATGAGCAGCACCAGCCCCGCCGCGCCTCCCAACGCGGCAAAGGCTATAAACCGCTGCTCACGCGACACGTTCGGCGACATGAGAAACGCGCCGACCACCAGCCCCAGGATCGTGACGCCAATCCCCAGCGCCGCCACCTGCAGTCCTTCTTTCAATGCCTTAGACATAGTGCGATCCCCCCGGTTCGCGAATCAGACGTCACGGAGCGGCTTGAGCTCCACGCGCAGCTTGCTCAGCGCCTTGCTGCGAATCTGCGACACCCGTGACTCGGTGAGTTCGAGCACCTTGGCGATCTCGTGCAGCTTGAGCTCTTCGAAGTAGTAGAGCGACAGCACCACCCGCTCCTGCTCCTTGAGACGGAGAATGGCGTCTTTGAGGTGCGACACTTCCTGCTCGTGGGTCAGCGACTCTTCCACGTCACCATCGAGTTCGCTGGTGAGCGTCTCGGCCGGCACGGGCGACGTATTCTCGCGGTCACCCGGGGCCCGATCGAGCGGAATGTGGTGGGCGCCTTCCACGTCGGCCTGCCAGCGCCAGAGCGTATCGAGATCCACGCCCAGCTGTTCGGCGAGTTCGCGATCTTCCGGCGCGTGTCCATGGACGCGCTGGTAGGCCTCACGGGCGGCCGTGATCTCGCGCGTCTTGCGGCGGATGGAGCGCGGCACGTGATCCTGCTTGCGCAGCTCATCGAGAATGGCCCCGCGAATGCGCGGGGCGGCAAACGTGCTGAACGCCAGACCGCGCGTCGCGTCAAATCCTTCCAGTGCGGTCATGAGGCCAATGGTGCCGGCGCTGACCAGTTCATCAAAGTCCGCCCGCACCGCCAGCGTGCGCGATACCTGCCGCGCGACGTGGTGCACAAGGCCCAGATGTTCTTCCAGCAGACGGTCGCGGGCGACCTGATTGCCGGCCTGGTACGACTGCCAGAGCTTCGCATTCATGGCGGTGGATGCTGAAGGAGTAGCGAGGGTCACGGTCAAGCTCCGGAACGGGAGAGGGGGCGAGCCGCCAATACGCGCATCACGACATCGTGAGCAGCGATGGCCGCTGGCGATCCGGCAGCCGCATCGGGGAAGGGCATCCCGGCGCGGAGCGCAGCATCGAGTGTGGGGTCGGCCGGAATGGCTCCGGCCAGGCGCAGTGTGAGTCCCAGGAACTGACGGGCACCGGCGTCGATGGCGTCGTAGCAGCGAGCGGCGTCGCTGCCTTCATGCCGATTGACGAGCACGTCCACGGGAAGGGCACTGTGCCGCTGCACCACGGCCTTACACAGTGCGTAGGTCGCCGCGAGTCCTACCGGATCACTGCCGGCAGACACCGCCACGAGTCGTTCATCGGCGTGAGGCGCGATCGCGCCCAGCACCGTTTCCAAACGGGCCCCACAGTCCACCACCACAAGGTCCATTTGCTCGGCGAGGGCACTGACCCGACGCATGCACGCCTTTCGCTCCACCGCATTCATGGGTGTGGAAGACGTGTCACCAGCGAGTCTTGGCGCACCGCCGGCAACCAACGTGAGCGTCGCGCTCACGGGGGTGGCGACATCCTGCGACGTGGCGCGACCGCCACGCAAATCCGTCCAGCTGGCCCGTGGCACGACGCCAAGGGTCAGGGCCAACGGTCCTACAAAATCATCGGCGTCCACCAGCAACACGCGCTTACCTTCACCGGCCGCGCTCACGGCCAGTAACGCTGACAGCAACGTGGTCCCCGACCCGCCGCGTCCGCTGGCGATGAGCAACGTGGGCGTACCACCCCCTTCGGCGCCGCGCGCCGTGCGTGCGGCACGGACGGCATCGGCCTGTGAGAGCGTTGCAACCCCACGTGGCGGAGACATGAGCTGCGCAGACATCAGGCCGGCATCCAGTCAGACTCGGCGTCCGCCGAGAGACCCCAGGTGCGCAGGAGACGTGGGACGCCGGGCTTGAGATCGGCTGGCACATCCTGTCCGTCGGTGATCCAGCGCGTGGGCATTTCGAGCGACAGCGCGAGATCGGTGACCCCACGCTCACTGGGCACTTCGTCCAGCTTGGAGATGAGCAGGTGCGTGGTGCCGCAATGCGCCCGCGAGGACGCATAGGCGCGGCTGATATCCACCGCGAGATCGGCGCGCAGCGACGCGGGGAGCACCAGATGCACTTCGTCGGGCGCGATGGTATCCAGCAACGACCGCCACCGCTCGGTGAGTTCGGCGCTGGCGGGGCTACGGCCCGGTGTGTCAATGATGATGACATCGCACTCCTGCGAGAGGCGCTTGATGGCGCTCTCCACTTCGCGCGCGTCATACACCACTTCAAACGGGACGTTGGCGAGCTCCGCATAGGTGGCCAACTGTTCCATGCCGCCCACGCGATACGTATCGATGGTGAGTAACCCCGGACGCGCGGCGCCAAACATGCCGCGACGCACGGCCAGCTTGGCGGCGGTGGTTGTCTTGCCGGCACCGGTGGGCCCCACCAGCGCAATGCAGTATGGACGACCGTCGGCCTTGCGCAGTGTGGTCGGAAGTGGCTTCGGCTCCAGATGTCTGCGCACCGCATCAATGGCGTAGCTCGGCGCGGCCAGCACTTCCACCATGGGCACGCCACCATCGCGCACCGTGCGCGAGTGCAGAATCATGACATCGTCGCCCAAGGTGCGGCGGGCCCGATCGGCCACGCGCGACAGGTCGGCGCCCCGAAAGCGTTCGGCGGAGGTGAGATTAGGCATTGGGCATCTCCCAGGTTGCAACACTGCTCAGGGTGATCTGCGCGGGGAGCTCGGCGAGCGAGACCACGGGCAGGCTGGGCAGCACCGGTTCAATGAGGCGGCGCACACCCACGCGCAGTGACGGCGGGGTGATGAGCGGCATGGGGCGACCATCCACGGCGTAGGTGGTGGCGAGGTTGTTGAGGTCGCGCAGCATGGCGGCCAGCGATTCGGGGGTGAGCACCGGCGCGTTGGGCTGCGAGTTGCGCGGTGAGAAGAGCCCCAGCAACGCACTTTCCAGTCGCGAGCCAATCGTGATGCCGCGTACGGTGCCCGTCTGGTCGGCAAAGAGCCGCGCAATGACGTTGGTGAGCGACTTGCGCACCACTTCGGTGAGCGCTTCCGGATCCTTGGTAGCTTCCGCGCCGTCGCCAATGGCTTCGAGAATCGTGACGAGATCGCGAATGGGCACGCGCTCGCGCAGCAGGCGCTGCAACACGCGATGCAGCACACTGAGCGACACCTTGCCGGGGATGATTTCTTCCACCAGCGCCGGGTGCGATTTCTTGAGCGTCTCCACCATCTCCTGCACTTCCTGGCGCCCCAGCAATTCGGCGGCGCTACCCTTGAGCGTTTCCAGCAGGTGCGTTGCCACCACCGTGGTGGGTTCCACCACGACATAGCCCAGCGCTTCGGCTTCAGCACGGCGCGCGGCGGCCACCCACCGCGCCGGCATGCCAAACGACGGATCAATGGTTTCCATGCCGTCGATCTCGGCCACGACGCCGCCGGTGTTCAGGGCCATCATGAAGCGCGGCAGCACTTCGGCGCGCGCCACTTCGGAGCCGCGCAGCTTGATCACGTATTCGTTGGCCGGCAAACGGATGTCGTCGCGAATGCGAATGGGCGGTACCAGAATGCCCAACTCCAGCGCAGCCTGTTTGCGCAACAGTGAGATGCGCTCCAGCAGATCGCCGCCCTGACCTTCATCCACGAGCGGAATGAGCGCGTAGCCCACTTCCAGTTCGATGGGATCGATCTGCAGCAGATCATGCATGGGATCGGGGGCGGCTGGCGCTTCCGTGATTTCGCCGGTGGTCGGCGTCATCACGAGCGACAGCGCTTCACGTTCCTTCACTTTCTTTTCCGACACCTTGGCCAGCGTCGCCGCACCGGCGGCCATGGCGAGGAACGGAAACATGGGCAGGCCAGGGATGAGCGAGAACGCCAACAGCACACCGGCCACCATCCACATGGCGCGTGGCTGCGATCCCAGCTGCGTGCTGAGCGCGGACCCCATCTTCTCACTGCTCGTGGCCGCGGTGACCATGAGACCGGCCGCCGTGGAGATGATGAGCGCCGGCACCTGCGACACCAGGCCATCACCCACGGTGAGGAGGGTGTACGTGCTGGCCGCCTTGCCGATGTCCATGCCACGCTGGATGACACCGATGAAGATGCCACCCACGATGTTCACGATCACCACGAGGATGCCGAGAATCGCGTCGCCCTTCACATACTTGGAGGCGCCGTCCATCGCGCCATAGAAGTCGGCGGTGCGGGCAATTTCGTCACGACGGATGCGCGCATCCTTTTCGTCGATCAGGCCGGCCGACAGATCGGCGTCAATGGCCATCTGCTTGCCGGGCATCGCATCGAGGGTGAAGCGCGCCGCCACTTCGGCAATACGCCCGGCACCCTTGGTGATGACGATGAAGTTGATGCCGATCAGAATGAGAAAGATGACAATACCGACGGCGTAGTTGCCGCCGATAACGAACTGCCCAAACGACTCGATGACCTTACCCGCGTGCGCTTCCGTGAGAATGAGGCGCGTGGACGAGACGTTGAGCCCAATGCGGAAGAGCGTCAGCAGCAGCAGCAACGCCGGGAAGCTGCTGAAGTCCAGCGGATTGGTGGTTTGTAGCGCCACCAGCAGGACGACCAACGACGAGCCGATGGATGCTGCGAGAAACAGATCGAGGAGCGTAGGCGGCAACGGCACGATGATCAGCGCCAGGATCGTGACGACGACCAGCGCGAGGGCGAACTCGGCGACCTTGCCCTTGAGGGCGACCGGGGCGGGCAGGGCGGAGGTGGTCATGCGGCCACCGTGCCGCGCCACTTGCTGCCAAACCGTTCACGCTGGCGCATGACGAAGGCCAGCACTTCGGCAACGGCGAGGTACATCTCCACCGGAATCATGGTTCCCACTTTGGCGACTTTGATCATGGCGCGGGCGAGGGGCTTGTTCTCGATCACGGGGACCCCGTGCTGAAACGCGAGCTCCTTGATGCGCTGGGCGATTTTACGTTCGCCCAGCGCGACGATGTACGGCGCCGGCGCGACGGCCGGGTCGTACTTGATGGCGATGGCGATGTGCACCGGGTTTACCACGACGACGTCGGCGGTTTTCACGGCGGAGAACATGGCGCGGCGGATACGCTCGCGAGCGAGGGCCCGACGGCGCCCTTTCACTTCGGCATTGCCTTCCTGCGCCTTGCCCTCTTCCTTCACTTCCTGCTTGGTCATCTTCAGGTCTTCATTGGTCTTCCAGCGCATCCAGCCGTAGTCGGCGAGCGCGAGGACCAGGAACATCATGCCCGCGTTCTTCATGAGCGCGTATCCGTACTTCTGCATGAGCTCCATGAGCGACATGGGCGAGGTGTTGAGCGCCAGCCCCTGAATGTCAGGCCACGCCTCGGAGAGCGTGGCGTATACGGCGTAGCTCACGATGGTCATCTTGAGCAGCGCCTTGGCCATCTCGATCCACCCCTGCGTACCGATCAGGCGGCCCACGTTGCTGAGGGGATTGAGACGGCTGAACTTGGGTTCGAGTGTCTTCGTGGTGATCAGACCACCGGTCTGCATGGCCTGTACGCCAATGGCGATCACGGCGAGTGATGCCATGGCGCCAACGGTCGCCACGATCACACGGAAGCTCATGACCTGCAGGTAGGTGATGAGCCCCGGGCCATCGTGCGAGGCGTCACCGGCCTGCGACAGCGTGCCGCCCATGGTATCCATGAGGAAGCGCCAGAGCGGTGGCCAGGCGAACGAGAACACCATGAGGGAGCCGAGCAGGAACGCGGCGGTGACGAACTCGGGGCTCTTCGCGATCTGTCCTTTCTCGCGGGCGTCCTCGAGTTTTTTACCAGTAGGTTCCTCTGTTTTTTCGCCGGAGTCGTTGTCGGCCATGGTTAGCGCCTCCCCGCCAGCTCAGGGGCCAACTGCGCCGCCCGAACAAAAGAGTCTACGGTGAGGCCATAACCGGTGGTCCATTCACCCAGCGCCTGCACAACCAGTCCGAGCGAGCCGGCAAAGGTGAGCAGACCAATGCCGATTTGCAGCGGAAAGGCCAGGCTCATGACCTGCAGCTGCGGCGCCGCGCGACCGAGGACGGCCAGCGCGAGGTTGGTGAGCAGGACTGCGGCAATGACGGGCGCCGCGAACTGCATGCCGCTGGCAAAGATCGTGGTGCCCGCTTTGACCAACTGCAGGAAGCCCTGGTCGAGGGCGAGCGGGGCGCCCAGCGGCATGACCGCGAAGCTGCGCGACACGGCCTGCAACATGAGGATGTGCCCGCCGGCAATGAGCAGCAGGGTGATCGTGAGCAGCTGCATGAACGACGCGAGCAACGCACCCTGCGTGTTGTTCACCGGATCGAAGATCGCGGCGCCGGAGAGGCCGATGGTGTTGGTGGCCAGTTCGCCGGCGAATTCCGCGCCGGCCACCACCACGGCGGCGGCGAAGCCCAGGGCGAACCCGACCGCGGTTTCGGTGAGGAACGTGGCCGGCGTAATGGCGAGCTGCGCGCGGTTGGCGGTTTCCAGCGCGCTGGGGAGCAGCATGACGGAGAAGATCACGAGCAGCGCGGTACGCAGCCGCATCGGGACCGACTTGGCCGACCAGGCGGGCGCCACGAGCAACAGTCCGCCCACCCGCAACGCCGTCAGCACGAGGGCTGTGGCGACACCGGGAGCGAAGAAGTCGGGGAGACCGAAAATCGGCGAGTTCACTGGAGCGAGCCGGGAGGAGAGGGTTCGCTCAGGCGACCATCGCGGGAATGCCGCGAATGATCTGAGTGGTGAACTTGATGAGGATCTGCAGCAGCCAGGGGAGCCCGACGATGAAAGCCCCGCCCACGAGCACGAGCTTGGGGACGAAGACGAGCGTCTGTTCCTGGATCTGCGTGACCGACTGGATGATCGCGATGACCAGCCCGACGCCCAGTGCAATGAGCAACAGGGGCGCGGCGATCATGAGGGCGGTCATGATCGCGTCGCGGGAGAGGTCGATGACGAGCTGATGGGTCACGGTGTGTGGCTTCAGGAAATGGAGAGTGCTGCCGACACCGGAAAAAGCAGGGTTGGTGCCAGAATGCCCCAGTTCGCCGAATATCTTGTAAGTCATTCATTGATAGGTGCTTACGTGCTGCTGTGCAGCGCTGGCGCACCAGTCGTCTGAGGGTCGGCATCGGCAAAGATTGCCGAGTGCATCGATGCGACCCGTATCACCAAAAGTGCGGGCGGCAAATGCTGCATGGTAGGTCAGTTTGACCGATAGGAAGTTCTTGCACGCCATCGGTGGGGGTAATGCGAAACGGGCCGCCCGGAGCAATCGCCCCGTTCGGCCCGCGTTCGTTGTCGGTGACAGATCCCCCCGGACAGCCACCAACTCCCACAGCCTACGTCCAACGTCCATCGTCCAACGTCCTGCGCCCTGCGCCCTGCATCCTGCGTCCTGTCTCTACTTGAAGCTCTGTACCAGGCTGGTGATGGTCAGACTCCACCCATCCACGAGCACGAACAGCAGAAGTTTGAAGGGAAGCGAAATCATCGCCGGTGGCAGCATGAACATGCCCATGCTCATCAGCACACTCGCCACCACGGC contains the following coding sequences:
- a CDS encoding flagellar biosynthetic protein FliR, translating into MNSPIFGLPDFFAPGVATALVLTALRVGGLLLVAPAWSAKSVPMRLRTALLVIFSVMLLPSALETANRAQLAITPATFLTETAVGFALGFAAAVVVAGAEFAGELATNTIGLSGAAIFDPVNNTQGALLASFMQLLTITLLLIAGGHILMLQAVSRSFAVMPLGAPLALDQGFLQLVKAGTTIFASGMQFAAPVIAAVLLTNLALAVLGRAAPQLQVMSLAFPLQIGIGLLTFAGSLGLVVQALGEWTTGYGLTVDSFVRAAQLAPELAGRR
- the flhA gene encoding flagellar biosynthesis protein FlhA, whose product is MTTSALPAPVALKGKVAEFALALVVVTILALIIVPLPPTLLDLFLAASIGSSLVVLLVALQTTNPLDFSSFPALLLLLTLFRIGLNVSSTRLILTEAHAGKVIESFGQFVIGGNYAVGIVIFLILIGINFIVITKGAGRIAEVAARFTLDAMPGKQMAIDADLSAGLIDEKDARIRRDEIARTADFYGAMDGASKYVKGDAILGILVVIVNIVGGIFIGVIQRGMDIGKAASTYTLLTVGDGLVSQVPALIISTAAGLMVTAATSSEKMGSALSTQLGSQPRAMWMVAGVLLAFSLIPGLPMFPFLAMAAGAATLAKVSEKKVKEREALSLVMTPTTGEITEAPAAPDPMHDLLQIDPIELEVGYALIPLVDEGQGGDLLERISLLRKQAALELGILVPPIRIRDDIRLPANEYVIKLRGSEVARAEVLPRFMMALNTGGVVAEIDGMETIDPSFGMPARWVAAARRAEAEALGYVVVEPTTVVATHLLETLKGSAAELLGRQEVQEMVETLKKSHPALVEEIIPGKVSLSVLHRVLQRLLRERVPIRDLVTILEAIGDGAEATKDPEALTEVVRKSLTNVIARLFADQTGTVRGITIGSRLESALLGLFSPRNSQPNAPVLTPESLAAMLRDLNNLATTYAVDGRPMPLITPPSLRVGVRRLIEPVLPSLPVVSLAELPAQITLSSVATWEMPNA
- a CDS encoding EscU/YscU/HrcU family type III secretion system export apparatus switch protein, which encodes MADNDSGEKTEEPTGKKLEDAREKGQIAKSPEFVTAAFLLGSLMVFSFAWPPLWRFLMDTMGGTLSQAGDASHDGPGLITYLQVMSFRVIVATVGAMASLAVIAIGVQAMQTGGLITTKTLEPKFSRLNPLSNVGRLIGTQGWIEMAKALLKMTIVSYAVYATLSEAWPDIQGLALNTSPMSLMELMQKYGYALMKNAGMMFLVLALADYGWMRWKTNEDLKMTKQEVKEEGKAQEGNAEVKGRRRALARERIRRAMFSAVKTADVVVVNPVHIAIAIKYDPAVAPAPYIVALGERKIAQRIKELAFQHGVPVIENKPLARAMIKVAKVGTMIPVEMYLAVAEVLAFVMRQRERFGSKWRGTVAA
- a CDS encoding flagellar biosynthetic protein FliQ, with the protein product MTYKIFGELGHSGTNPAFSGVGSTLHFLKPHTVTHQLVIDLSRDAIMTALMIAAPLLLIALGVGLVIAIIQSVTQIQEQTLVFVPKLVLVGGAFIVGLPWLLQILIKFTTQIIRGIPAMVA